The genomic stretch CGTATTGTCCTGCCTCGCACCGATTTAGAAAAGCGAATAAAACCGTTAATCGAAAACTACGCTCGCTCTTTAGTCGATGCTGCTGGTGAAGGAACGTTTGATGTAGTCAAAGAACTAAGCGAACCAGTACCCTGTTATTTTTCTGCTGAATATATGGGCGTTTCAGGAACTACAGCAGCAGAACTAGCAGAATGGAATACCTATATGTTCCAGTATCTCTTTTTTCCCGATAATCCTGCTGAGGTAGATGAAAAAGCGATCGGCTACGCAGAAAAGATGCGAACCTATCTCGATGAGTTAATCCAAACTCGTAAGACATCAGGAGAGGAAAAAGATGACGTACTGGGTCGATGTCTGGCGTTACAGGCAAGTAATACTCCTGGAATGAGCGATGAAGACATTCGCAACAATCTGTTAGGCACTATCATCGGTGCAATACCGACTACCTCCAAATGTACCGCACAAGTTTTAAATTACCTATTAGACCGCCCCGAACTATTAAAGATGGCACAAACTGCTGCTCGCGACGATGATGATGAAAAACTGCAAAAGATAATGTTGGAGTGTTTGCGCTTCGATGTCTTTTCTCCAGGTATCACACGTATTACTCTGGAAGATTACACCCTGGCTAAAGGTACTTGGCGAGCTAAAAAGATAACCAAAGGTACGCCAGTATTGGCACTAACTAAGTCGGCGATGATGGATGGTCGTCAGATCGACAGTCCCAAAAGTTTTCGTTTAGATAGACCCGACTATCACTATTTACACTTCGGTTATGGGATGCATACTTGCTTTGGGTATTACATCAACATGATTCAAATCCCGATGATTTTAAAAGCGATTTTACGAGTTGACAAATTAACCCGCGAACCAGGAAAAGCAGGCAAAATGGAGTTTCGCGGACCTTTTCCCAGTCATTTAAGG from Myxosarcina sp. GI1 encodes the following:
- a CDS encoding cytochrome P450; translation: MLLVNYLRSSMLRSFKPISISNGTVSVTRFDDVREVLSRPNVFGVTYAKKMRVITAGSNFFLGMNNTEIYARDVSNMRIVLPRTDLEKRIKPLIENYARSLVDAAGEGTFDVVKELSEPVPCYFSAEYMGVSGTTAAELAEWNTYMFQYLFFPDNPAEVDEKAIGYAEKMRTYLDELIQTRKTSGEEKDDVLGRCLALQASNTPGMSDEDIRNNLLGTIIGAIPTTSKCTAQVLNYLLDRPELLKMAQTAARDDDDEKLQKIMLECLRFDVFSPGITRITLEDYTLAKGTWRAKKITKGTPVLALTKSAMMDGRQIDSPKSFRLDRPDYHYLHFGYGMHTCFGYYINMIQIPMILKAILRVDKLTREPGKAGKMEFRGPFPSHLRVRIGN